A genome region from Paralichthys olivaceus isolate ysfri-2021 chromosome 6, ASM2471397v2, whole genome shotgun sequence includes the following:
- the LOC138410447 gene encoding rho-related GTP-binding protein RhoA-C — translation MAAIRKKLVIVGDGACGKTCLLIVFSKDQFPEVYVPTVFENYVADIEVDGKQVELALWDTAGQEDYDRLRPLSYPDTDVILMCFSIDSPDSLENIPEKWTPEVKHFCPNVPIILVGNKKDLRNDEHTRRELAKMKQEPVKSDEAREMANRINAFGYLECSAKTKDGVREVFEMATRAALQAKRRGKKSGCCLL, via the exons ATGGCTGCAATCAGAAAGAAACTAGTGATAGTCGGTGATGGAGCCTGCGGCAAAACCTGTCTCCTCATAGTGTTCAGCAAAGATCAGTTCCCTGAGGTCTATGTGCCCACTGTGTTTGAAAACTATGTGGCAGATATTGAGGTGGATGGTAAACAG GTGGAGCTGGCTCTCTGGGACACAGCAGGACAGGAGGACTATGACCGGCTGAGGCCTCTCTCCTACCCAGACACAGATGTCATCCTCATGTGTTTCTCCATCGACAGCCCCGACAGCCTAG AGAATATTCCAGAGAAGTGGACTCCAGAGGTCAAACACTTCTGTCCCAATGTGCCTATTATTCTGGTGGGAAACAAGAAAGACCTGCGGAATGATGAACACACCCGTCGAGAGTTAGCCAAGATGAAACAG GAACCAGTGAAGTCTGATGAGGCGAGGGAAATGGCTAACCGGATCAATGCTTTTGGTTACTTGGAGTGCTCGGCCAAGACGAAGGATGGCGTGAGGGAGGTGTTTGAGATGGCCACCAGGGCAGCACTGCAGGCCAAGAGACGAGGCAAGAAAAGCGGCTGCTGCCTTTTATAG